Proteins encoded in a region of the Manis javanica isolate MJ-LG chromosome 15, MJ_LKY, whole genome shotgun sequence genome:
- the GAL3ST1 gene encoding galactosylceramide sulfotransferase isoform X4 encodes MPLLHRKRWESMAKGLVLGALFTSFLLLLYSYAVPPLHAALGSTRTPEGTASCSPAPAKPAAATTANGSVGGCQPRRDIVFMKTHKTASSTLLNILFRFGQKHGLKFAFPNGRNDFHYPAFFTRSLVQDYRPGACFNIICNHMRFHYDEVRGLVPPNATFITVLRDPARLFESSFHYFGSVVPFTWKLSSHDKLAEFLQDPDRYYDPNGYNAHYLHNLLFFDLGYDSSLDPGNPQVQEHILEVERRFHLVLLQEYFDESLVLLKDLLCWELEDVLYFKLNARRTSAVPRLSGELYQRATTWNVLDARLYHHFNASFWRKVEAFGQERMVREVAALRHANERMRHICIDGGQAVDATAIQDSAMQPWQPLGTKSILGYNLKKRIGRRHAQLCRRMLTPEIQYLMDLGANLWITKLWKLLRDFLQW; translated from the exons ATGCCGCTGCTGCACAGGAAGCGCTGGGAGTCCATGGCCAAGGGGCTGGTGCTGGGAGCGCTCTTCACaagcttcctgctgctgctgtatTCCTATGCCGTCCCCCCACTGCATGCTGCTCTGGGCTCCAC CAGGACCCCAGAGGGCACAGCATCCTGCTCCCCAGCACCGGCCAAGCCAGCTGCGGCAACCACAGCCAATGGCTCGGTGGGAGGGTGCCAGCCGCGGCGCGACATCGTGTTCATGAAGACGCACAAGACGGCCAGCAGCACGTTGCTCAACATCCTGTTCCGCTTCGGCCAGAAGCACGGGCTCAAGTTCGCCTTCCCCAATGGCCGCAACGACTTCCACTACCCGGCCTTCTTCACCCGCAGCCTGGTGCAGGACTACCGGCCTGGGGCCTGCTTCAACATCATCTGCAACCACATGCGCTTCCACTACGACGAGGTTCGAGGCCTGGTGCCGCCCAATGCCACCTTCATCACTGTGCTCCGCGACCCCGCCCGCCTCTTCGAGTCCTCCTTCCACTACTTCGGGTCGGTGGTGCCCTTCACGTGGAAGCTCTCCAGCCACGACAAGCTGGCCGAGTTCCTGCAGGATCCTGACCGCTACTACGACCCCAACGGCTACAACGCCCACTACCTCCACAACCTGCTCTTCTTCGACCTGGGCTATGACAGTAGCCTGGACCCTGGCAACCCGCAGGTGCAGGAGCACATCCTGGAGGTGGAGCGCCGCTTCCACCTGGTGCTCCTCCAGGAGTACTTCGACGAGTCCCTGGTGCTGCTCAAGGACCTACTGTGCTGGGAGCTGGAGGATGTGCTCTACTTCAAGCTCAATGCCCGCCGCACCTCGGCCGTGCCACGCCTCTCAGGTGAGCTGTACCAGCGCGCCACGACCTGGAACGTGCTGGATGCCCGCCTCTACCACCACTTCAATGCCAGCTTCTGGCGCAAGGTGGAGGCGTTTGGCCAGGAGCGCATGGTCCGCGAGGTGGCTGCCCTGCGTCATGCCAACGAGCGCATGCGGCACATCTGCATTGACGGGGGCCAGGCTGTGGATGCCACGGCCATCCAGGACTCAGCCATGCAGCCCTGGCAGCCGCTGGGCACCAAGTCCATCCTGGGCTACAACCTCAAGAAGAGAATCGGGCGGAGGCATGCACAGCTTTGCCGCCGCATGCTCACGCCCGAGATCCAGTACCTGATGGACCTCGGTGCCAACCTGTGGATCACCAAGCTCTGGAAGCTCCTTCGGGACTTTCTGCAGTGGTGA
- the GAL3ST1 gene encoding galactosylceramide sulfotransferase isoform X3 translates to MWLGQGEERGSQSRLKVSEMPLLHRKRWESMAKGLVLGALFTSFLLLLYSYAVPPLHAALGSTRTPEGTASCSPAPAKPAAATTANGSVGGCQPRRDIVFMKTHKTASSTLLNILFRFGQKHGLKFAFPNGRNDFHYPAFFTRSLVQDYRPGACFNIICNHMRFHYDEVRGLVPPNATFITVLRDPARLFESSFHYFGSVVPFTWKLSSHDKLAEFLQDPDRYYDPNGYNAHYLHNLLFFDLGYDSSLDPGNPQVQEHILEVERRFHLVLLQEYFDESLVLLKDLLCWELEDVLYFKLNARRTSAVPRLSGELYQRATTWNVLDARLYHHFNASFWRKVEAFGQERMVREVAALRHANERMRHICIDGGQAVDATAIQDSAMQPWQPLGTKSILGYNLKKRIGRRHAQLCRRMLTPEIQYLMDLGANLWITKLWKLLRDFLQW, encoded by the exons GTGTCTGAGATGCCGCTGCTGCACAGGAAGCGCTGGGAGTCCATGGCCAAGGGGCTGGTGCTGGGAGCGCTCTTCACaagcttcctgctgctgctgtatTCCTATGCCGTCCCCCCACTGCATGCTGCTCTGGGCTCCAC CAGGACCCCAGAGGGCACAGCATCCTGCTCCCCAGCACCGGCCAAGCCAGCTGCGGCAACCACAGCCAATGGCTCGGTGGGAGGGTGCCAGCCGCGGCGCGACATCGTGTTCATGAAGACGCACAAGACGGCCAGCAGCACGTTGCTCAACATCCTGTTCCGCTTCGGCCAGAAGCACGGGCTCAAGTTCGCCTTCCCCAATGGCCGCAACGACTTCCACTACCCGGCCTTCTTCACCCGCAGCCTGGTGCAGGACTACCGGCCTGGGGCCTGCTTCAACATCATCTGCAACCACATGCGCTTCCACTACGACGAGGTTCGAGGCCTGGTGCCGCCCAATGCCACCTTCATCACTGTGCTCCGCGACCCCGCCCGCCTCTTCGAGTCCTCCTTCCACTACTTCGGGTCGGTGGTGCCCTTCACGTGGAAGCTCTCCAGCCACGACAAGCTGGCCGAGTTCCTGCAGGATCCTGACCGCTACTACGACCCCAACGGCTACAACGCCCACTACCTCCACAACCTGCTCTTCTTCGACCTGGGCTATGACAGTAGCCTGGACCCTGGCAACCCGCAGGTGCAGGAGCACATCCTGGAGGTGGAGCGCCGCTTCCACCTGGTGCTCCTCCAGGAGTACTTCGACGAGTCCCTGGTGCTGCTCAAGGACCTACTGTGCTGGGAGCTGGAGGATGTGCTCTACTTCAAGCTCAATGCCCGCCGCACCTCGGCCGTGCCACGCCTCTCAGGTGAGCTGTACCAGCGCGCCACGACCTGGAACGTGCTGGATGCCCGCCTCTACCACCACTTCAATGCCAGCTTCTGGCGCAAGGTGGAGGCGTTTGGCCAGGAGCGCATGGTCCGCGAGGTGGCTGCCCTGCGTCATGCCAACGAGCGCATGCGGCACATCTGCATTGACGGGGGCCAGGCTGTGGATGCCACGGCCATCCAGGACTCAGCCATGCAGCCCTGGCAGCCGCTGGGCACCAAGTCCATCCTGGGCTACAACCTCAAGAAGAGAATCGGGCGGAGGCATGCACAGCTTTGCCGCCGCATGCTCACGCCCGAGATCCAGTACCTGATGGACCTCGGTGCCAACCTGTGGATCACCAAGCTCTGGAAGCTCCTTCGGGACTTTCTGCAGTGGTGA